A genomic region of Dermacentor andersoni chromosome 9, qqDerAnde1_hic_scaffold, whole genome shotgun sequence contains the following coding sequences:
- the LOC126527162 gene encoding uncharacterized protein produces the protein MASGWFMVAPAMATTTSSSRPSSPLSTRPLDAADSNGLEASVPLYTKNSQDNLIPDFYAPRSFECAVTGSRPHANVTWLLDGSPLSEHLSTTRIDGNVTTSVLLLPPLKHAGKLLECRATNDRLQRGRAILSRYLAVNLSDKPEVNLKLGAGLNASHITEGTDVYMECSVLAASKVGEVTWRHQGRELESAPAEGMLITSRYLVIRRVTPSHAGSYTCRISKTGEDYVESAPFHLRLQYSPRCDPDAEQTIQLERNATVNLTCNVRANPRDDLRYFWLIENASEAAKHVKQDLPTADKKHVPNPQVTKSDRLEIIANASIFNAALACWSENSVGIQRRRCRFKFVPLGEASSSGLMCVVGNYTDTSFSLVCSAPIGENETTSKQYRRVLVEVFDSEKRNHSERSFWSADWSAPMFVTGLRPSTDYLVVVRMTPESSFRTYVRTLSPAQTLKEREDTKRTARHDQWSPALRVVLITCALVSVSVAFLGICVVHAYKKRWKSPRVTRQDSVNVRPGSRDSRYIRDQTSYVATAEHC, from the exons ATGGCCTCCGGTTGGTTCATGGTAGCTCCGGCTATGGCTACGACTACCTCTTCAAGCAGACCTTCGTCTCCGTTATCGACTAGGCCCCTTGACGCAGCCGATTCCAACGGCCTCGAAGCATCTGTTCCATTATATACGAAGAATTCGCAAGATAATTTGATACCCGATTTCTACGCACCTCGTAGCTTCGAGTGCGCGGTGACCGGGAGCCGTCCACATGCCAACGTCACGTGGCTCCTGGATGGTAGTCCATTGAGCGAGCACCTCAGCACCACTCGCATTGACGGCAACGTAACGACAAGCGTGCTTCTCCTGCCACCTCTAAAGCACGCAGGGAAGCTGCTCGAGTGTCGTGCTACCAACGATCGTCTGCAGCGCGGCCGTGCCATCTTAAGTCGCTACTTGGCCGTTAATTTATCCG ATAAACCGGAAGTCAACCTCAAGCTAGGAGCCGGGCTCAACGCCAGCCATATTACTGAGGGCACCGACGTCTACATGGAGTGTTCTGTCCTGGCAGCATCTAAAGTCGGCGAAGTCACCTGGCGTCACCAAGGGCGTGAACTAGAATCTGCTCCTGCTGAAGGCATGCTGATAACGTCGAGGTATCTCGTCATCCGGCGCGTGACTCCGAGTCACGCTGGAAGCTACACGTGCAGAATCTCTAAAACAGGGGAGGACTACGTCGAAAGCGCACCGTTTCATCTACGTCTTCAAT ACTCGCCGAGATGTGATCCAGATGCAGAGCAGACGATACAACTGGAAAGGAACGCGACCGTCAACCTTACCTGCAACGTTCGAGCAAACCCGCGTGATGACCTGCGCTATTTTTGGCTCATCGAAAACGCCAGCGAAGCTGCGAAGCACGTGAAGCAAGATCTGCCGACAGCAGACAAAAAGCACGTACCGAATCCGCAAGTGACGAAATCAGATCGCCTGGAAATCATCGCCAACGCCTCGATATTCAACGCTGCCCTCGCATGCTGGTCCGAGAACTCCGTAGGAATACAGAGAAGGCGATGCCGCTTCAAGTTTGTGCCTCTAG GTGAAGCTTCGTCGTCCGGCCTCATGTGCGTCGTGGGTAATTACACGGACACGTCATTTTCACTGGTCTGCTCTGCGCCTATTGGAGAGAACGAGACGACTTCAAAGCAGTACCGGCGAGTTTTGGTGGAGGTGTTTGACTCCGAGAAGAGGAACCACTCCGAACGAAGCTTCTGGAGCGCCGATTGGAGCGCTCCAATGTTCGTCACTGGACTGCGCCCTTCTACGGATTACTTGGTCGTGGTTCGAATGACACCTGAGTCCAGCTTCCGGACTTACGTCCGCACGCTTAGTCCGGCCCAGACGCTGAAGGAACGGGAAG ACACGAAGAGGACTGCGCGGCATGACCAATGGAGTCCAGCGCTGCGAGTCGTGCTGATCACCTGCGCACTGGTTTCAGTGTCGGTGGCATTCCTGGGAATCTGTGTTGTGCACGC
- the LOC129383705 gene encoding uncharacterized protein, which translates to MEGEQTSLPCPIDMSSREPLSAVWFQFSAVATRKSNAPNGTKKEPRKVYALVAPVSSQRVLAGSATLVDGSHWKQPRWKHRAFFSLLSEPPALRLNRLERADTGNYVCNVTYRDDNASIVTVTEARFALFVAVPQEPPVLVDSRGVILNSTAGPYAEGDIVRLTCAVPATDHKVTLAWQRDGVPLDSPLGTVSTPGGRRMTVLTLGPLRREHLLSNISCLATSDVSMPAESWVLLDMYRKYVWMPKAIRVMRTFQPLSRYLASWNCCILLTLR; encoded by the exons ATGGAAGGCGAGCAGACGTCACTTCCCTGCCCCATCGACATGTCTTCGCGTGAGCCTCTGTCCGCCGTCTGGTTCCAGTTCAGCGCTGTGGCGACTCGCAAATCAAATGCGCCGAACGGCACAAAGAAAGAACCGAGGAAAGTGTACGCCCTGGTGGCACCTGTCTCGTCGCAAAGGGTGCTGGCGGGAAGCGCCACCCTGGTAGACGGCAGCCACTGGAAGCAGCCCCGGTGGAAGCACCGGGCGTTCTTTTCACTGCTCAGCGAGCCACCGGCGCTGCGACTCAACCGCCTGGAGCGGGCCGACACCGGAAATTACGTGTGCAATGTCACGTACCGCGATGACAACGCCAGCATTGTTACCGTTACTGAGGCCCGCTTCGCACTGTTCGTCGCCG TTCCCCAAGAACCGCCAGTCCTGGTGGACTCAAGAGGCGTCATTTTAAACTCAACGGCGGGACCATACGCGGAGGGCGACATCGTACGCCTGACGTGTGCTGTGCCAGCTA CCGACCACAAGGTGACCCTGGCTTGGCAACGCGACGGTGTACCGCTGGACTCGCCACTCGGTACCGTGTCAACGCCTGGAGGGCGAAGGATGACTGTGCTGACTCTGGGCCCACTGCGCCGAGAGCACTTGTTGTCGAACATCAGCTGCCTGGCAACGAGCGACGTCTCAATGCCCGCCGAGAGTTGGGTGCTCTTGGACATGTATCGTAAGTACGTGTGGATGCCGAAAGCTATTCGTGTGATGCGCACATTTCAGCCGCTTTCTAGATATTTAGCTTCGTGGAACTGTTGCATATTACTCACACTGAGATAA